Proteins found in one Lutimonas zeaxanthinifaciens genomic segment:
- a CDS encoding 3-keto-disaccharide hydrolase has protein sequence MKGIIQHYIILIIFSILLLNCKSPKDNADQNTAESEKWIQLFNGVDLEGWNVKISGHPYKTNWKNTFIVRDSAICVDYKEYKDFDNSFGHLFYEKPFSNYKLKMKYRFVGNQAKGGENWAHRNSGVMIHCQDPQSMKIDQAFPVSLEVQLLGGLEEGSPRSTANLCSPGTHVHMNDELVTVHCIDSGSDTFYGDQWIDLEVEVRGDSVIKHSINGAQVLEYNKPVIGGEYNTLEEKAGEPLKDGYISLQSESHPVEFKNIMLLELN, from the coding sequence ATGAAAGGCATTATTCAACATTACATTATTCTTATCATTTTTTCAATTTTATTACTAAATTGCAAATCGCCAAAAGATAATGCTGATCAGAACACAGCAGAATCTGAAAAATGGATACAACTGTTCAACGGGGTGGATCTGGAGGGCTGGAACGTGAAAATAAGCGGTCATCCTTACAAAACAAACTGGAAAAACACCTTTATAGTGAGAGATAGCGCTATTTGTGTTGATTACAAAGAGTATAAAGATTTCGATAATTCATTTGGCCATCTGTTTTATGAAAAACCTTTCAGTAACTATAAATTGAAAATGAAATACAGGTTTGTGGGAAATCAGGCAAAAGGTGGAGAAAACTGGGCGCACAGAAACAGTGGGGTCATGATTCATTGCCAGGATCCTCAATCCATGAAGATCGATCAGGCATTTCCGGTTTCACTGGAGGTTCAGTTACTGGGCGGCCTGGAGGAAGGGTCTCCGCGAAGTACCGCAAATTTATGTTCTCCCGGGACACATGTACACATGAATGATGAGTTAGTAACTGTACATTGTATCGATTCAGGTTCAGACACTTTTTATGGTGATCAATGGATCGATTTGGAGGTTGAAGTAAGAGGCGATTCGGTGATAAAGCATTCCATAAATGGTGCTCAGGTTCTGGAATATAACAAACCTGTTATTGGAGGTGAATACAATACATTAGAGGAAAAAGCCGGGGAACCCTTGAAAGACGGGTATATTTCGCTTCAAAGCGAGAGTCATCCGGTGGAATTTAAAAATATAATGTTATTGGAATTGAATTGA
- a CDS encoding helix-turn-helix domain-containing protein, with amino-acid sequence MKVSIHKIEPYRAEGVVYHADTCLPLIDAVAREKLKFKALARYTYPGDRLTEDTKGLNSIGYWDAAEPQDWGLDWHRNEGIEIHFLESGTMPYSQEKSQTVLMPNDLTITRPWEAHKVGSPKIGMGKFYWVIIDLGVRRPHQEWEWPEWVMMTKNDLDRLTKILRQDDQWLWKSSPKIRECFYKIGVAVDGDNTGDSASRIRLLVNELLLLLLELIDSKEVVLNESLTDSSRSVKLFLSELDKNLSENWTIEKMADSAGVGLTRFTYHCRQLTNTTPMRYLAMKRIEKAKDIMQESPELSVAEVAYSCGFATSQYFSTVFKKQEKCTPLEFKAGLIQSV; translated from the coding sequence GTGAAAGTCAGTATACATAAAATAGAACCTTACCGGGCTGAGGGTGTCGTTTATCATGCCGACACCTGTTTACCCCTTATCGATGCAGTTGCCCGCGAAAAGTTAAAGTTCAAGGCTTTGGCCCGTTATACCTATCCGGGAGATCGATTAACTGAAGATACAAAGGGTTTAAATTCAATTGGATACTGGGATGCAGCTGAACCTCAGGACTGGGGCCTTGACTGGCACAGAAACGAGGGGATTGAAATACATTTTTTGGAGTCAGGAACGATGCCTTATTCTCAGGAAAAAAGTCAGACAGTCTTGATGCCCAACGACCTGACCATAACAAGGCCCTGGGAGGCCCATAAAGTAGGGAGCCCGAAAATTGGTATGGGTAAATTTTATTGGGTGATCATAGACCTGGGGGTAAGAAGGCCGCACCAGGAATGGGAATGGCCGGAATGGGTTATGATGACAAAAAATGACCTCGACCGATTGACCAAGATACTCAGACAGGATGATCAATGGCTCTGGAAATCAAGTCCAAAAATCAGGGAATGTTTTTACAAAATAGGTGTTGCTGTAGATGGTGATAATACGGGAGACAGTGCCTCCAGGATCAGGTTGCTGGTCAATGAGCTTTTGTTGCTTCTTCTGGAGCTGATAGATTCGAAGGAGGTTGTGCTGAATGAGTCCCTGACCGACAGTTCAAGAAGCGTCAAATTGTTTTTGAGCGAGCTGGACAAAAACCTTTCTGAAAACTGGACCATTGAAAAGATGGCTGATTCAGCAGGAGTCGGGCTTACCCGTTTTACATACCATTGCAGACAATTGACAAACACTACACCAATGCGTTATCTGGCCATGAAAAGAATTGAAAAGGCCAAAGATATCATGCAGGAAAGCCCGGAACTAAGTGTGGCTGAAGTGGCTTATAGTTGTGGATTTGCAACGAGCCAGTATTTTTCTACGGTTTTTAAAAAGCAGGAAAAATGTACGCCACTGGAATTTAAAGCAGGTTTGATTCAATCTGTATAA
- a CDS encoding sugar phosphate isomerase/epimerase family protein: MRNTNKMLRQYGFILLLSIALISCGKKEKEAVKEQTVTETAEVQKPFFKLSLAQWSLHKAIFAGELSPIDFAQKASELGFDGIEYVSQLYTKELEKGDDPQAAMDNLLKTLKENSETYNVANVLIMVDGEGHLATVNDEERAQTVENHKKWVDAAKYLGCHSIRVNAHGEGTYEEVAEAAVKGLTALSTYAATQGINVLVENHGGYTSNGQWLAEVMSKVNMPNCGTLPDFGNFCMTEGYGSINSKECEDPYDIYKGVEELMPFAKAVSAKSYDFDAEGNQPKIDYAKMLQIVKDAGYEGFVGVEYEGGNLSEIDGINATKALLLKSAEQL, from the coding sequence ATGAGAAACACCAATAAAATGCTAAGACAATACGGATTCATTCTTTTATTGTCCATCGCACTGATCAGTTGCGGGAAAAAGGAAAAAGAAGCTGTAAAGGAACAGACAGTTACGGAAACAGCAGAAGTTCAAAAGCCATTTTTTAAATTATCACTGGCCCAGTGGTCTTTACACAAGGCAATTTTTGCAGGAGAGCTAAGCCCGATTGACTTTGCACAGAAAGCGAGTGAATTAGGATTTGATGGTATCGAATATGTAAGTCAGTTATATACAAAAGAGCTGGAGAAAGGAGATGACCCTCAGGCAGCCATGGATAATTTGCTTAAAACCCTTAAAGAAAACAGCGAAACATATAATGTGGCTAATGTGCTCATCATGGTGGATGGCGAAGGTCATTTAGCTACGGTGAATGATGAGGAAAGAGCTCAAACGGTAGAGAATCATAAAAAGTGGGTGGATGCTGCCAAATATTTAGGTTGTCATTCCATTCGTGTCAATGCACACGGTGAGGGTACTTACGAAGAAGTTGCTGAAGCCGCAGTTAAGGGATTGACGGCGCTTTCAACCTATGCTGCAACTCAAGGTATCAACGTACTTGTGGAAAATCATGGAGGTTATACTTCAAACGGGCAATGGCTGGCAGAAGTCATGTCAAAAGTAAACATGCCAAATTGCGGGACCTTACCGGATTTTGGAAATTTCTGTATGACTGAAGGTTATGGTTCAATCAACAGTAAAGAATGTGAAGATCCTTATGATATATATAAAGGTGTAGAAGAACTGATGCCTTTTGCAAAAGCAGTAAGTGCAAAAAGTTATGATTTTGATGCTGAGGGGAATCAACCAAAGATCGACTATGCTAAAATGCTTCAGATCGTAAAAGATGCGGGATACGAAGGTTTTGTTGGAGTTGAATATGAGGGAGGCAATTTATCTGAGATCGATGGGATCAATGCGACCAAGGCACTTTTATTGAAATCTGCAGAACAGCTTTAA